Proteins from a single region of Streptomyces vinaceus:
- a CDS encoding CocE/NonD family hydrolase, with protein MVRTARTARTTRSTAAAVAAVLAATALGLAPHQAQAAPAPAPAAASSASSDLRFHDIPGSGGITLKGNVFTPSGAPAGRTYPLIVLPTSWGMPQIEYIAQAKKLADDGYVVVSYTSRGFWLSGGQIEVAGPPDTADVSAVIDWALANTPADAHHIGLGGVSYGAGIGLLASAHDPRIKAVVALSGWADIIESIYSGRTQHLQAAALLGGAGYLTGRPGPELQQILGDFLGSRLDREPQMIEWGRQRSAAERIDEINANGAAIMLGNAWGDSIFPPNQYAAFYEKLTGPKRLEFRPGDHATAEGTGLLGLPNDTWTNAHRWFDRYLKGERNGVDTEAPVQIKSRSDGGYEGYADWKSVGAGGTEKLPLSDSEHLFTGVDSGADGGVVLLSSILDQFVKAPPAASVPLLPRAFAAVWQSPRYEADRRVRGTVKLHTTVTPTAPDGTFVAYLYDVGPLGIGKLVSNAPYTFHGKPRGQAFGVDLELFSTAYDVPRGHRLALVIDTVDPLYIEHNPSGAQLTFSSPRTDPSYVSVPLREQ; from the coding sequence ATGGTCCGCACCGCCCGCACCGCCCGCACCACCAGAAGCACCGCGGCCGCCGTGGCGGCCGTACTCGCGGCAACCGCCCTGGGCCTGGCCCCCCACCAGGCCCAGGCGGCACCCGCCCCCGCCCCGGCGGCGGCATCGTCGGCCTCGTCCGACCTCCGCTTCCACGACATCCCCGGCTCCGGCGGCATCACCCTCAAGGGCAACGTCTTCACCCCGTCCGGCGCACCGGCGGGGCGGACGTACCCGCTCATCGTGCTGCCCACCAGCTGGGGCATGCCGCAGATCGAATACATCGCCCAGGCCAAGAAGCTCGCCGACGACGGCTACGTCGTCGTCAGCTACACCTCACGCGGGTTCTGGCTCTCCGGCGGCCAGATCGAGGTGGCCGGGCCGCCCGACACCGCCGACGTCTCCGCCGTCATCGACTGGGCACTGGCCAACACCCCCGCCGACGCGCACCACATCGGCCTGGGCGGGGTGTCGTACGGCGCGGGCATCGGCCTCCTGGCCTCCGCCCACGATCCCCGGATCAAGGCCGTGGTCGCGCTCAGCGGCTGGGCCGACATCATCGAGTCGATCTACTCGGGCCGCACCCAGCACCTCCAGGCCGCGGCCCTGCTCGGCGGCGCCGGCTACCTGACCGGCCGCCCGGGCCCCGAACTCCAGCAGATCCTCGGCGACTTCCTCGGCTCCCGGCTGGACCGGGAACCGCAGATGATCGAGTGGGGCAGACAGCGCTCGGCCGCCGAGCGGATCGACGAGATCAACGCCAACGGCGCCGCGATCATGCTGGGCAACGCCTGGGGCGACTCCATCTTCCCGCCCAACCAGTACGCGGCCTTCTACGAGAAGCTCACCGGCCCCAAGCGCCTGGAGTTCCGCCCCGGCGACCACGCCACCGCCGAGGGCACCGGCCTGCTCGGGCTGCCGAACGACACCTGGACCAACGCCCACCGCTGGTTCGACCGCTACCTCAAGGGCGAGCGCAACGGCGTGGACACCGAGGCCCCGGTACAGATCAAGTCGCGCAGCGACGGGGGCTACGAGGGGTACGCCGACTGGAAGTCGGTCGGCGCCGGCGGCACCGAGAAGCTCCCGCTCTCCGACAGCGAGCACCTGTTCACGGGCGTCGACTCGGGCGCCGACGGCGGCGTCGTCCTCCTGTCCAGCATCCTCGACCAGTTCGTCAAGGCTCCCCCGGCCGCCTCCGTCCCGCTCCTGCCCCGCGCCTTCGCCGCGGTCTGGCAGTCCCCGCGCTACGAGGCCGACCGCCGCGTCCGCGGCACCGTGAAGCTGCACACCACCGTCACCCCCACCGCCCCGGACGGCACGTTCGTCGCGTACCTCTACGACGTCGGCCCGCTCGGCATCGGCAAGCTGGTCAGCAACGCCCCGTACACCTTCCACGGCAAGCCCCGGGGCCAGGCCTTCGGCGTGGACCTGGAGCTGTTCTCGACCGCCTACGACGTGCCCCGGGGCCACCGGCTCGCCCTCGTGATCGACACCGTCGATCCCCTCTACATCGAGCACAACCCCTCCGGCGCGCAGCTGACCTTCTCCTCACCGCGCACCGATCCCTCGTACGTCTCGGTACCGCTGCGCGAGCAGTGA
- a CDS encoding lipid II:glycine glycyltransferase FemX produces the protein MSVAEYQGFLFRNRNASFLQYPSWAEVKDLWRSERVGWHYPDGQIAGAGLVLYRQFPGTRKYFAYLPEGPVADWSDPHIDRWLDPLKRHLRAAGAFAVRMGPTPAYRRWDAAAVKAATGAGRQISDVLATEVDPVGAALADRLRTRGWKRCGGEDDGDAQPRHVFRVPLAGRTLEDLWSGLNQEWRRNVRKAEKAGVQIVLGSAADLPEFYRLLRITEERDGFRLGRSLAYYQQQFEALNAEASGRMRLYLGVHEGEILAAHTMIVAGKRVWYQTGASADHRREVRPSNALQWHMMCDAHDLGADEYDMRGVPSTLDPDERSFGLLRWKLGTGGQVVETLGEWETPMDGYANTALYKAFQAYLARR, from the coding sequence ATGTCGGTGGCGGAATACCAGGGTTTCCTTTTCCGGAACCGGAACGCGAGCTTTCTGCAGTACCCGTCCTGGGCCGAGGTAAAGGACCTCTGGCGCTCGGAAAGGGTCGGATGGCACTACCCGGACGGGCAGATCGCCGGTGCCGGGCTGGTCCTCTACCGCCAATTCCCCGGCACCCGCAAATACTTCGCCTACCTCCCCGAGGGCCCGGTCGCCGACTGGTCCGACCCGCACATCGACCGGTGGCTGGACCCCCTCAAGCGCCACCTGCGCGCGGCCGGCGCCTTCGCCGTCCGGATGGGCCCCACCCCCGCCTACCGCCGCTGGGACGCCGCCGCCGTCAAGGCCGCCACCGGAGCGGGCCGGCAGATATCCGACGTACTCGCCACCGAGGTCGACCCGGTCGGCGCCGCCCTCGCCGACCGGCTGCGCACCCGCGGCTGGAAGCGCTGCGGCGGCGAGGACGACGGCGACGCCCAGCCCCGCCACGTCTTCCGCGTACCGCTCGCCGGCCGCACCCTCGAAGACCTCTGGTCCGGCCTCAACCAGGAGTGGCGCCGCAACGTCCGCAAGGCCGAGAAGGCCGGGGTGCAGATCGTCCTCGGCTCCGCCGCCGACCTGCCCGAGTTCTACCGGCTGCTGCGCATCACCGAGGAGCGCGACGGTTTCCGCCTCGGCCGCTCGCTCGCGTACTACCAGCAGCAGTTCGAGGCCCTCAACGCCGAGGCGTCCGGCCGGATGCGCCTCTACCTCGGCGTCCACGAGGGCGAGATCCTCGCCGCGCACACCATGATCGTGGCCGGGAAGCGGGTCTGGTACCAGACCGGAGCCTCCGCCGACCACCGCCGCGAGGTCCGCCCCAGCAACGCCCTCCAGTGGCACATGATGTGCGACGCCCACGACTTGGGCGCCGACGAGTACGACATGCGCGGGGTACCCTCCACCCTTGACCCCGACGAACGTTCTTTCGGGTTGCTGCGCTGGAAGCTCGGCACCGGCGGGCAGGTCGTCGAAACCCTCGGCGAGTGGGAGACCCCCATGGACGGATACGCCAACACGGCGCTGTACAAGGCCTTCCAGGCCTACCTGGCCCGCCGGTGA
- a CDS encoding sensor histidine kinase: MRRVAPLGLRTRLIAAFLLVAAISAVTTATLTYQQARTAVLKQSQDTAVSTLRDQVETVPLDLPLDQAQLQRIVTDLGKKGKPNPWNVFGEYGTLRASSTSAPTSTVVSEELRRQVTAHPHAAFQRVTDPAGRPYLAVGMAAVWLPHDVREPTGLVLFATMPLTTEGNTVEAMVEAAKRGAVPGLAIAVVPALLAARSVLRPVRDMRRAAQSMGRGRLDTRIEVRGSDELAGLARTFNETAGALEQSVSELREAEARARRFAADVSHELRTPLAGMLAVTEVLDEEAERLDPDTAAALRLVSAETGKLAVLVEDLMEISRFDARAAELNLDDVDVAEAVHKTLERRHWLDERVVTDLPSQVRARLDPRRFDVVLANLVGNALRHGGAPVRVGVRAEVRPGGPRLLIEVADSGPGIAPEVLPHIFDRFFKADAARTRSAGSGLGLAITLENVRLHGGTLSAANGGAGGAVFTLDMPLEADA, translated from the coding sequence GTGAGGCGCGTCGCGCCGCTCGGGCTGCGCACCCGCCTGATCGCGGCCTTCCTGCTGGTCGCCGCGATCAGCGCCGTCACCACGGCCACGCTGACCTACCAGCAGGCCCGTACCGCGGTCCTCAAGCAGAGCCAGGACACCGCCGTCAGCACCCTGCGCGACCAGGTGGAGACGGTGCCCCTCGACCTGCCGCTGGACCAGGCGCAGCTCCAGCGGATCGTCACCGACCTGGGCAAGAAGGGCAAGCCGAACCCCTGGAACGTCTTCGGCGAGTACGGCACCCTGCGGGCCTCCAGCACCAGCGCGCCCACCTCCACCGTGGTCAGCGAGGAGCTCCGCCGCCAGGTGACGGCCCATCCGCACGCCGCCTTCCAGCGGGTGACCGATCCCGCGGGCAGACCGTACCTGGCCGTCGGCATGGCGGCCGTCTGGCTCCCCCACGACGTGCGGGAACCCACCGGCCTGGTCCTCTTCGCGACGATGCCGCTGACCACCGAGGGCAACACGGTCGAGGCCATGGTCGAAGCCGCCAAGCGGGGCGCCGTCCCGGGCCTCGCCATCGCCGTCGTCCCCGCCCTGCTGGCCGCGCGCAGCGTGCTGCGCCCCGTACGGGACATGCGCCGCGCCGCCCAGAGCATGGGCCGCGGCCGCCTCGACACCCGGATCGAGGTCCGCGGCTCCGACGAGCTCGCCGGACTCGCCCGCACCTTCAACGAGACCGCCGGCGCGCTCGAACAGTCGGTGAGCGAGCTGCGGGAGGCCGAGGCCCGGGCCCGCCGCTTCGCCGCCGACGTCTCCCACGAACTGCGCACCCCGCTGGCCGGGATGCTCGCCGTCACCGAGGTCCTCGACGAGGAGGCCGAGCGGCTCGACCCCGACACGGCCGCCGCCCTGCGACTGGTCAGCGCGGAGACCGGCAAGCTGGCCGTCCTCGTCGAGGACCTCATGGAGATCTCCCGCTTCGACGCCCGCGCGGCCGAGCTCAACCTCGACGACGTGGACGTGGCCGAGGCCGTGCACAAGACGCTCGAACGCCGCCACTGGCTCGACGAGCGGGTGGTCACCGACCTGCCGTCGCAGGTCCGCGCCCGGCTCGACCCGCGCCGCTTCGACGTGGTCCTCGCCAACCTCGTCGGCAACGCCCTGCGGCACGGCGGCGCCCCGGTCCGCGTCGGCGTACGCGCCGAGGTACGGCCGGGCGGGCCCCGGCTGCTGATCGAAGTCGCCGACAGCGGGCCCGGCATCGCCCCCGAAGTGCTGCCGCACATCTTCGACCGGTTCTTCAAGGCCGACGCCGCCCGTACCCGCTCCGCGGGCAGCGGCCTCGGCCTCGCCATCACCCTGGAGAACGTCCGGCTGCACGGCGGCACCCTGAGCGCCGCCAACGGCGGCGCCGGGGGAGCGGTCTTCACCCTCGACATGCCCCTGGAGGCCGACGCATGA
- a CDS encoding L,D-transpeptidase, translating to MLAGTALMAAALTACGGGSGGDAKASGTADAKKKPDMAISVNLTGDQAKPGEPVKVTLTEGKLATVKVSDGKGGELPGKIADDGKSWTSERNASPGTDYKVEAQNTDSQSASAQFKTVAADKVNKVTINPGKATPVVGIAQPVSIVFDNPVKNKAEVEKHLKVTTSNNTEGSWGWFKDYSGNDRVDWRPKEYWKSGTDVKVEMNLNGVDSGQGGGMFVKDYNTEFKIGKDRRLQVNLDTHKMTVTEDGQTVKTIPVSAGTPGGQKASWSGKMVLMAKEGTIRMDSQTVGLGDSYDKMVDYSMRVTWSGMYIHAAPWNSGNFGRANTSSGCVGMSDANAKDLFAETQPGDLVEVTGDGSKGKADIGNGYGEWNLSWDEWKAKSALAGGAGGASQNG from the coding sequence ATGCTGGCCGGGACCGCACTCATGGCCGCCGCGCTGACCGCCTGCGGGGGCGGCTCGGGCGGTGACGCGAAGGCCTCCGGCACGGCGGACGCCAAGAAGAAGCCGGACATGGCGATATCCGTGAACCTCACGGGCGACCAGGCCAAGCCCGGCGAGCCGGTGAAGGTGACCCTCACGGAGGGGAAGCTGGCCACGGTGAAGGTGTCCGACGGCAAGGGCGGCGAGCTGCCCGGGAAGATAGCCGACGACGGCAAGTCGTGGACCTCCGAGCGCAACGCCTCGCCGGGCACGGACTACAAGGTCGAGGCGCAGAACACCGACAGCCAGAGCGCGAGCGCCCAGTTCAAGACGGTCGCCGCGGACAAGGTGAACAAGGTCACGATCAACCCGGGCAAGGCCACTCCGGTGGTGGGCATCGCCCAGCCGGTCTCGATCGTCTTCGACAACCCGGTGAAGAACAAGGCCGAGGTCGAGAAGCACCTGAAGGTCACCACCTCGAACAACACCGAGGGCTCCTGGGGCTGGTTCAAGGACTACAGCGGGAACGACCGGGTGGACTGGCGGCCGAAGGAGTACTGGAAGTCCGGTACCGACGTGAAGGTCGAGATGAACCTCAACGGGGTGGACTCGGGCCAGGGCGGCGGGATGTTCGTCAAGGACTACAACACCGAGTTCAAGATAGGCAAGGACCGCCGGCTCCAGGTGAACCTCGACACCCACAAGATGACGGTGACCGAGGACGGCCAGACGGTGAAGACCATCCCGGTCTCGGCGGGCACGCCCGGCGGCCAGAAGGCCTCCTGGTCCGGGAAGATGGTGCTGATGGCCAAGGAGGGCACCATCCGGATGGACTCCCAGACGGTGGGCCTGGGCGACTCCTACGACAAGATGGTCGACTACTCGATGCGGGTGACCTGGTCGGGCATGTACATCCACGCCGCGCCGTGGAATTCGGGCAACTTCGGCCGGGCCAACACCAGTTCCGGCTGCGTCGGCATGAGCGACGCCAACGCGAAGGACCTGTTCGCCGAGACCCAGCCGGGCGACCTGGTCGAGGTCACCGGCGACGGCTCCAAGGGCAAGGCCGACATCGGCAACGGCTACGGCGAGTGGAACCTGTCCTGGGACGAGTGGAAGGCCAAGAGCGCCCTGGCCGGCGGCGCGGGCGGCGCTTCCCAGAACGGCTGA
- a CDS encoding cytochrome P450 yields MDPAANVPDVFDPRIYGAGIPYGDYRLLRDHHPVARQEEPEIAGWPAGPGFWAVTRHADVVRVLRDHATYSSWLGATQIRDPAPADLPFLRRTMLNQDPRRGAGDHGRLRRLVSRAFTPARVDAFAGRVRERARTLLAAARDGAEDGAADLVAAVTDEYALLNLTDLLGVPAADRGLLLEWTVRVIGYQDPEDAPAPLLGPDGKPLDPRSPALLGEMFAYARELAAHKRAHPADDVMSALAGAGLDPAELEMFFFLLTVAGNDTVRSAAPGGLLTLARHPDAYRLLADGRVPVPGAVDELLRVHPPVLSFRRTAAVDTELAGQRIRAGDKVVVFHASANHDERVFPDPERLDLARTPNPHVSFGDGPHVCLGAHFARLQLRVLYEEWRTVMPAPELAGPPRRLVSNFINGITRLPLRVSGPAG; encoded by the coding sequence ATGGATCCCGCCGCGAACGTGCCCGACGTCTTCGACCCCCGGATCTACGGCGCCGGGATCCCGTACGGGGACTACCGGCTGCTGCGCGACCACCACCCGGTGGCCCGGCAGGAGGAGCCGGAGATCGCCGGCTGGCCCGCCGGGCCGGGATTCTGGGCCGTCACCCGGCACGCCGACGTGGTCCGGGTCCTGCGCGACCACGCCACGTACTCCTCCTGGCTCGGCGCCACCCAGATCCGCGATCCCGCCCCCGCCGACCTGCCGTTCCTGCGGCGCACCATGCTCAACCAGGACCCGCGCCGCGGGGCGGGAGACCACGGGCGGCTGCGCCGGCTGGTCTCGCGCGCCTTCACCCCCGCCCGCGTCGACGCCTTCGCCGGCCGGGTCCGCGAGCGGGCCCGTACGCTGCTGGCCGCCGCCCGGGACGGGGCCGAGGACGGCGCCGCCGACCTGGTCGCCGCGGTCACCGACGAGTACGCCCTGCTCAACCTCACGGACCTGCTCGGCGTCCCGGCCGCCGACCGGGGCCTGTTGCTGGAGTGGACCGTACGGGTCATCGGCTACCAGGACCCCGAGGACGCGCCCGCGCCCCTGCTCGGCCCCGACGGCAAGCCCCTCGACCCGCGCTCCCCGGCCCTGCTCGGCGAGATGTTCGCGTACGCCCGCGAACTGGCCGCCCACAAACGCGCGCACCCCGCGGACGACGTGATGAGCGCCCTGGCCGGGGCCGGACTGGACCCCGCCGAGCTGGAGATGTTCTTCTTCCTGCTCACCGTCGCGGGCAACGACACCGTACGCAGCGCCGCCCCCGGCGGTCTGCTGACGCTGGCCCGCCACCCGGACGCGTACCGGCTGCTCGCCGACGGCCGGGTCCCGGTGCCCGGCGCGGTGGACGAACTGCTGCGCGTCCACCCGCCGGTGCTCAGCTTCCGGCGCACCGCGGCCGTCGACACCGAGCTCGCCGGACAGCGGATCCGCGCCGGGGACAAGGTGGTGGTCTTCCACGCCTCGGCCAATCACGACGAGCGCGTCTTCCCCGACCCCGAGCGCCTCGACCTCGCCCGGACGCCCAACCCGCACGTGTCGTTCGGCGACGGACCGCACGTATGCCTGGGCGCCCACTTCGCCCGGCTCCAGCTGCGCGTGCTCTACGAGGAGTGGCGCACCGTCATGCCGGCTCCCGAACTCGCCGGCCCGCCGCGCCGGCTGGTGTCCAACTTCATCAACGGGATCACGCGGCTGCCGCTGCGGGTGTCCGGGCCTGCCGGGTGA
- the ggt gene encoding gamma-glutamyltransferase, protein MRRTATRQLALVALAGALVSTGAAAPPPEPAGAAPAKVPVAAGYGGAVASVDADASAAGIAVLRSGGNAVDAAVATAAALGVTEPYSAGIGGGGYFVYYDAKSRRVQTIDGRETAPATATETLFQENGVPIPFEQGQTSGRSVGVPGTPATWKTALDAWGTRSLGQMLKPAEKLARDGFTVDPTFRAQTELNQDRFKDFPDTAKLFLPGGALPVVGSTFKNPDLAATYAELGRKGTGALYRGPIGEDIVRAVRKPPVDPAATRVVRSGDLTTGDLRAYGTKRQAPTEVGYRGLDVYSMAPSSSGGTTVGEALNILERTDLSKLSETQYLHRFIEASRISFADRGRWVGDPAAENVPTRELLSQRFADSRGCLISPDRTLTSPLAPGDPRHPAACGGSGQAAPTTYEGENTTHLTVADRWGNVVSYTLTIESTGGSAITVPGRGFLLNNELTDFSFAPAAPGVPDPNLPGPGKRPRSSMSPTIVLDHGRPVLAVGSPGGATIITTVLQTLIGHLDRGLPLVDAIAAPRASQRNQTTTELEPGLWNSPLRGRLEALGQGFRQNPEIGAATGVQRLPDGRWLAAAETTRRGGGSAMVVHPSGKP, encoded by the coding sequence ATGCGTCGTACCGCCACACGTCAGCTAGCGCTCGTCGCCCTCGCCGGAGCGCTGGTGTCCACCGGCGCGGCGGCCCCGCCGCCCGAACCCGCGGGCGCCGCTCCCGCGAAGGTCCCCGTCGCCGCCGGTTACGGCGGTGCCGTCGCCAGCGTCGACGCCGACGCCTCGGCCGCCGGCATCGCGGTCCTGCGCTCCGGCGGCAACGCCGTGGACGCGGCCGTCGCCACGGCCGCCGCGCTCGGGGTGACCGAGCCGTATTCGGCCGGCATCGGCGGAGGCGGCTACTTCGTCTACTACGACGCCAAGTCCCGCCGGGTGCAGACCATCGACGGCCGCGAGACCGCGCCCGCCACGGCAACGGAGACCCTGTTCCAGGAGAACGGCGTCCCCATCCCCTTCGAGCAGGGCCAGACCAGCGGCCGCAGCGTCGGCGTCCCCGGTACCCCGGCCACCTGGAAGACCGCCCTGGACGCCTGGGGCACCCGCTCGCTCGGCCAGATGCTGAAGCCCGCCGAGAAGCTGGCGCGCGACGGGTTCACCGTCGACCCGACCTTCCGGGCCCAGACCGAGCTCAACCAGGACCGGTTCAAGGACTTCCCGGACACCGCGAAGCTGTTCCTGCCGGGCGGAGCCCTGCCGGTGGTCGGATCCACCTTCAAGAACCCCGACCTGGCGGCCACCTACGCCGAGCTGGGCCGCAAGGGCACCGGCGCGCTCTACCGGGGCCCGATCGGCGAGGACATCGTCCGGGCCGTCCGCAAGCCCCCCGTGGACCCGGCCGCCACCCGGGTCGTCCGCTCCGGCGATCTGACCACCGGCGACCTGCGCGCGTACGGGACCAAGCGGCAGGCCCCGACCGAGGTGGGGTACCGGGGTCTTGACGTGTACAGCATGGCGCCGTCCTCCTCGGGCGGCACCACCGTGGGCGAGGCGCTCAACATCCTGGAGCGCACCGACCTGTCGAAGCTGTCCGAGACCCAGTACCTGCACCGGTTCATCGAGGCCTCGCGGATCTCCTTCGCCGACCGCGGCCGCTGGGTCGGCGACCCGGCCGCCGAGAACGTGCCCACGCGGGAGCTGCTCTCGCAGCGCTTCGCCGACTCGCGCGGCTGCCTGATCTCCCCGGACCGTACGCTGACCAGCCCGCTGGCCCCCGGCGACCCGCGCCACCCGGCGGCCTGCGGCGGTTCGGGGCAGGCCGCCCCGACCACGTACGAGGGGGAGAACACCACGCACCTGACGGTCGCCGACCGCTGGGGCAACGTCGTCTCGTACACCCTGACCATCGAGTCCACCGGCGGCAGCGCGATCACCGTCCCGGGCCGCGGGTTCCTGCTCAACAACGAGCTGACCGACTTCTCCTTCGCCCCGGCGGCCCCCGGGGTCCCGGACCCGAACCTGCCCGGACCGGGCAAGCGGCCGCGCTCGTCCATGTCCCCGACCATCGTGCTGGACCACGGGCGCCCGGTGCTCGCGGTGGGCTCCCCGGGCGGAGCCACCATCATCACCACCGTCCTGCAGACCCTGATCGGGCACCTGGACCGGGGGCTGCCGCTGGTCGACGCCATCGCGGCGCCGCGGGCCAGCCAGCGCAACCAGACCACCACCGAGCTGGAGCCGGGGCTGTGGAACAGCCCGCTGCGCGGCCGACTGGAGGCACTGGGCCAGGGCTTCAGGCAGAACCCGGAGATCGGCGCGGCGACCGGGGTCCAGCGCCTCCCGGACGGCCGCTGGCTGGCCGCCGCCGAGACGACCCGCCGCGGCGGAGGCTCGGCGATGGTGGTCCACCCGTCCGGCAAGCCGTAG
- the murJ gene encoding murein biosynthesis integral membrane protein MurJ, whose amino-acid sequence MTSTDTRAATGPSADGAAGEGGAAGAADAAGASPGKSSVLRSGALMAAGSIVSRATGFVRSAVVVAALGTGLLGDSYAVSNTVPNILYMLLIGGALNAVFVPELVRAAKEHRDGGAAYTDRLLTACTAALLVLTAAAVLAAPLIVAAYTPYTGSQASTTVALARYCLPQILFYGLFTLLGQVLNARGRFGAMMWTPVLNNFVIIGVFGLFVHLSHGAPDGLTAGETRLLGLGTTAGIVIQALALVPSLRAARFRWRPRFDWRGQGLARPLRNAGWLVMLVLTNQIGYWVVTRLSTATGHRAVEAGLVGGAGYTAYSNAYQLWIVPQGIITVSLVTALMPRMSSAASDGDLGAVRRDVSYALRSSAALVVPAAALFAALAPWVMGSVFGYGRTGAADTEVMAGMLMAFAPGLIAFSGQYVLSRAFYALSDTRTPFFLNLVIAALNAGLSAAAYLLLPPRWAVTGMAGAYSVALFAGLAVTAYTLARRLGPRTGTRTQRRATAVRTHLRLLTACLPGAAAAYAAARAADGLGDFAALGAGTAALALVVVLLARPLGLTEITGLLDSLRRKAGR is encoded by the coding sequence GTGACCAGCACCGACACCAGAGCGGCCACCGGCCCCTCCGCCGACGGCGCGGCGGGCGAAGGCGGGGCGGCGGGCGCGGCCGACGCGGCCGGCGCTTCACCGGGGAAGAGCTCGGTGCTGCGCAGCGGCGCGCTCATGGCGGCCGGCTCGATCGTCTCCCGCGCCACCGGATTCGTCCGCTCCGCCGTCGTCGTCGCCGCGCTCGGCACCGGCCTGCTCGGGGACAGCTACGCCGTCTCCAACACCGTCCCGAACATCCTGTACATGCTGCTCATCGGCGGCGCCCTCAACGCGGTCTTCGTCCCCGAGCTGGTCCGGGCCGCCAAGGAGCACCGCGACGGCGGGGCCGCCTACACCGACCGGCTGCTGACCGCCTGCACCGCGGCGCTCCTCGTCCTGACCGCCGCCGCCGTGCTCGCCGCGCCGCTGATCGTCGCCGCGTACACCCCGTACACCGGCAGCCAGGCGAGCACCACGGTCGCGCTGGCCCGGTACTGCCTGCCGCAGATCCTCTTCTACGGGCTGTTCACCCTGCTCGGCCAGGTGCTCAACGCCCGCGGCCGGTTCGGCGCGATGATGTGGACCCCGGTCCTCAACAACTTCGTCATCATCGGCGTCTTCGGGCTCTTCGTCCACCTCTCCCACGGCGCCCCGGACGGCCTGACCGCCGGCGAGACCCGCCTCCTGGGCCTCGGCACCACCGCCGGCATCGTCATCCAGGCCCTCGCGCTCGTCCCCTCGCTGCGCGCCGCCCGCTTCCGCTGGCGCCCCCGCTTCGACTGGCGCGGCCAGGGCCTCGCCCGCCCGCTGCGCAACGCCGGCTGGCTGGTCATGCTCGTGCTCACCAACCAGATCGGCTACTGGGTCGTCACCCGGCTCTCCACCGCCACCGGGCACCGGGCCGTGGAGGCCGGCCTCGTCGGCGGCGCCGGATACACCGCCTACAGCAACGCCTACCAGCTGTGGATCGTCCCGCAGGGCATCATCACCGTCTCCCTCGTGACCGCCCTGATGCCCCGGATGAGTTCCGCGGCCTCCGACGGCGACCTCGGCGCGGTCCGCCGGGACGTGTCGTACGCGCTGCGCTCCAGCGCCGCCCTCGTCGTCCCCGCCGCCGCGCTCTTCGCGGCGCTCGCCCCCTGGGTGATGGGCAGCGTCTTCGGGTACGGGCGCACCGGCGCCGCCGACACCGAGGTCATGGCCGGGATGCTGATGGCCTTCGCGCCCGGTCTGATCGCCTTCTCCGGACAGTACGTCCTCTCGCGCGCCTTCTACGCCCTCTCCGACACCCGGACCCCGTTCTTCCTGAACCTCGTCATCGCCGCCCTGAACGCCGGGCTGTCCGCAGCCGCCTACCTGCTGCTGCCCCCGCGCTGGGCGGTCACCGGCATGGCCGGCGCCTACTCCGTCGCCCTGTTCGCGGGCCTCGCCGTCACCGCGTACACCCTCGCCCGGCGCCTCGGCCCGCGCACCGGGACCCGTACGCAGCGCCGCGCCACCGCCGTCCGCACCCACCTGCGGCTGCTGACCGCCTGCCTGCCCGGGGCCGCCGCCGCCTACGCGGCCGCCCGGGCCGCCGACGGCCTCGGCGACTTCGCCGCCCTCGGCGCGGGAACCGCGGCGCTCGCACTCGTCGTCGTCCTCCTCGCCAGGCCGCTCGGCCTCACGGAAATCACCGGCCTGCTGGACTCCCTGCGGCGCAAGGCCGGCCGGTAG
- a CDS encoding response regulator transcription factor has translation MPRVLLIEDDPSIREGVGLGLRRRGHEVAAAETGEAGLALMGTFLPELVLLDLMLPGMNGVQVCRRIRESSQLPIIMLTARGDDFDIVVGLEAGADDYIVKPARTEVIEARIRAVLRRLGTPAGSRPEVEFHGELAIDRAGLTVAKNGERVPLAPSEIKLLLHLSASPEQVFSRQQLLEYVWDHSYHADARLVDACVRRLRTKVEDPAGSPRYIQTVRGFGYRFGPL, from the coding sequence ATGCCACGCGTACTGCTGATCGAGGACGACCCTTCCATCCGCGAAGGGGTGGGCCTCGGCCTGCGCCGCCGCGGCCACGAGGTGGCCGCCGCCGAGACCGGCGAGGCGGGCCTCGCGCTGATGGGGACCTTCCTCCCGGAGCTGGTCCTGCTCGACCTCATGCTGCCCGGGATGAACGGCGTACAGGTCTGCCGCCGCATCCGCGAGAGCAGCCAGCTCCCGATCATCATGCTGACCGCCCGCGGCGACGACTTCGACATAGTCGTCGGCCTCGAAGCCGGCGCCGACGACTACATCGTCAAACCCGCCCGCACCGAGGTCATCGAGGCCCGCATCAGGGCCGTGCTGCGCCGCCTGGGGACCCCGGCCGGCAGCCGCCCCGAGGTCGAGTTCCACGGGGAGCTCGCCATCGACCGAGCCGGGCTGACCGTCGCCAAGAACGGCGAGCGCGTCCCGCTCGCCCCCAGCGAGATCAAGCTCCTGCTCCACCTGTCCGCCTCGCCCGAGCAGGTCTTCTCCCGCCAGCAGCTCCTCGAATACGTGTGGGACCACAGCTACCACGCCGACGCCCGGCTCGTGGACGCCTGCGTACGGCGCCTGCGCACCAAGGTCGAGGACCCGGCGGGCAGCCCCCGTTACATCCAGACCGTCCGCGGCTTCGGCTACCGCTTCGGCCCGCTGTGA